In Streptococcus porcinus, the genomic window AAACAAGACCAAAAAAAAGCCAAGAAATATACTTAGCTTTATCTATAAATCAATGCACAGAATAATTTGGTGCTTCATTTGTGATATGAACGTCATGAGGGTGGCTCTCAATAAGTCCTGCACCAGACATTTCAATAAACTGTGCTTTATTATGGAGTTCATTAATAGAAGCCGCACCTACATAGCCCATTCCAGAGCGAATACCGCCTAACATTTGGAAAACTATATCTGAAACAGCACCTTTATAGGCTACACGGCCTTCAATTCCTTCCGGAACTAACTTATTAGCTTCATTAACTGAACCTTGGAAATAACGATCACTAGAGCCTTTTTTCATTGCTGCAATGGATCCCATTCCACGATAGGTTTTAAATTTACGCCCTTGGAATATTTCTGTCTCACCTGGAGCTTCATCGGTACCAGCAAACATAGAACCAAGCATAACAGCATTTCCACCAGCAGCTAAAGCTTTCACAATATCACCCGAGTATTTGATACCACCGTCGGCAATAATCGTTTTGCCATATTCCTTAGCAATAGTTGCCGCATCATAAATTGCTGTAACTTGAGGGACACCCACGCCTGCAACAACACGCGTCGTACAAATCGAACCAGGACCAATTCCAACTTTTACTACATCGACCCCCGCATCATATAAAGCGCGTGCCCCTTCAGCAGTTGCAATATTTCCAGCAATAAGTGTTTTGTCAGGAAAGTGAGCACGAATCTCAGCAATTTTCCTCAGAACGCCTGCTGAGTGTCCATGAGCTGTGTCAATTACAATCGCATCAGCACCCGCTTCAAACAAAGCTTCTGCACGATCAAAAGTATCTGAAGTAACACCGACGGCAGCAGCAACAAGTAGGCGACCAAAAGTGTCTTTAGCAGCATTAGGGAACTCAATAACTTTTTCAATATCTTTAATTGTGATAA contains:
- the guaB gene encoding IMP dehydrogenase; this encodes MSNWDTKFLKKGFTFDDVLLIPAESHVLPNEVNMQTKLAKNLTLNIPIISAAMDTVTDSRMAIAIARAGGLGVIHKNMSIIEQAEEVRKVKRSENGVIIDPFFLTPNHKVAEAEELMQRYRISGVPIVETMGNRKLVGIITNRDMRFISDYDAPISEHMTSEKLVTAEVGTDLVTAEQILHQHRIEKLPLVDDSGRLSGLITIKDIEKVIEFPNAAKDTFGRLLVAAAVGVTSDTFDRAEALFEAGADAIVIDTAHGHSAGVLRKIAEIRAHFPDKTLIAGNIATAEGARALYDAGVDVVKVGIGPGSICTTRVVAGVGVPQVTAIYDAATIAKEYGKTIIADGGIKYSGDIVKALAAGGNAVMLGSMFAGTDEAPGETEIFQGRKFKTYRGMGSIAAMKKGSSDRYFQGSVNEANKLVPEGIEGRVAYKGAVSDIVFQMLGGIRSGMGYVGAASINELHNKAQFIEMSGAGLIESHPHDVHITNEAPNYSVH